The proteins below are encoded in one region of Leptotrichia sp. oral taxon 218:
- the mnmA gene encoding tRNA 2-thiouridine(34) synthase MnmA, giving the protein MKFLRKAKSKKEKMKKEKVVVGMSGGIDSSVAALLLKQQGYEVIGVTLKHLPDELSENPGKTCCSLDDINDARYTCYKLGIPHYVINVTKEFQNEVMDYFVKMYNAGKTPSPCVICDERVKIKKIVEFADKMGIKYISTGHYSKKSLNGLLLWDKNNRKDQSYMLYRLDKDVVKRFLFPLSEYEKPQVREIARQNGIHTHDKPDSQGICFAPNGYIPYLKKVLGNEIKEGNFVDKNGKIIGKHLGYQFYTVGQRRGLGLNLGKAFFVVEIRPFSNEVVVGDFEEILIDKVEIINYKFHCEIKKILCRELTARPRFSSKGLSGKLYFENEKLYFKFNEKTHENSQGQHIVFYLKNELIGGGEIKNFEK; this is encoded by the coding sequence ATAAAATTTTTAAGAAAGGCAAAATCAAAAAAAGAAAAAATGAAAAAAGAAAAAGTTGTGGTTGGAATGAGTGGCGGAATTGACAGTTCTGTTGCTGCGCTTTTGTTAAAACAGCAAGGATATGAAGTAATTGGCGTAACTTTAAAACATTTACCTGATGAACTTTCAGAAAATCCAGGAAAAACTTGTTGTTCACTGGACGATATTAACGATGCAAGATACACATGCTACAAACTTGGAATTCCCCACTATGTGATTAATGTTACAAAAGAATTTCAAAATGAAGTGATGGACTATTTTGTAAAAATGTATAATGCTGGTAAAACTCCGTCGCCGTGCGTAATTTGTGATGAAAGGGTAAAAATAAAAAAAATTGTGGAATTTGCCGATAAAATGGGAATAAAATACATTTCAACTGGACATTATTCTAAAAAAAGTTTGAATGGACTGCTTTTGTGGGATAAAAACAATAGAAAAGATCAGTCATATATGCTTTATCGACTCGACAAAGATGTTGTAAAAAGATTTTTATTTCCACTCTCAGAATATGAAAAACCACAAGTTCGTGAAATTGCAAGGCAAAATGGGATTCACACTCACGATAAACCCGACAGCCAAGGGATTTGTTTTGCACCAAACGGTTATATTCCTTATTTAAAAAAAGTTTTGGGAAATGAAATCAAAGAAGGAAATTTTGTGGATAAAAACGGGAAAATAATTGGAAAACATTTAGGTTACCAATTTTACACGGTTGGACAGCGAAGAGGACTTGGACTTAATTTGGGAAAAGCGTTTTTTGTTGTGGAAATAAGACCTTTTTCAAATGAAGTTGTCGTCGGAGATTTTGAAGAAATCCTAATTGATAAAGTTGAAATTATAAATTACAAATTTCATTGTGAAATAAAAAAAATTCTTTGCAGAGAACTTACTGCAAGACCAAGATTTTCGTCTAAAGGATTAAGTGGAAAACTATATTTTGAAAATGAAAAGTTGTATTTTAAATTTAACGAAAAAACGCATGAAAACTCACAAGGACAACATATCGTATTTTATTTAAAAAATGAATTGATTGGTGGCGGAGAAATAAAGAACTTTGAAAAATAA